The DNA window AAGCTCGTGTTCAACGCGGGGCTCTTCTCCACGATCACCCTCGGCTTCAAGTTCGACTTCGACGGGTCGGTCAACTTCAAGGTCCTCGGGCTCCAGCAGAAGGTGGAGGCGCTGCAGAGCAAGGTCTCCGGGTTCACGCTGAAGGCCGCGACCACGACGATGAAGACCATCGCGGCGGGCCTGGAGGCCCACGGCACGGCGATGATGATGGCCGGGTTCCGTATCATGTGAGCCCCTCCGCTCTCCTCCCCTGACCGCCCAGCCACGAGTACCGAAGCGTGAAGATCATCAAGCCCCAGCAGCTCGGACTGCTCACCCGGGTGTTCGAGGACGACAGCCAGCCGTACCTCGTGCTCAGCGCCATGGCGATGTTCCCCATGAACGCGCCACGCAAGTTCCTGCACGAGGTCGCCCTGTGGAAGGTGGCCATGGATCAGCTCGGCAAGGACGCCGTGCTCGACGCCTGCATGAGCAAGCAGCGCGCGGAGGTCCTCGTCGCCGGCAAGGCGTTCGCCGCGGGCGGTGAGCCCACCACCGCGACGTCCGTGCGCGTGCAGATGGGCAGCGTGGACAAGCAGCTCTACGTGATCGGCGATCGCTTCTGGAAGACCACGGGGCCGAGCGACGCGGTCCCCTTCACCGAGATGCCCGTCACGTGGGAGCGCGCCTTCGGCGGAGAAGGGTTCGCGAACAACCCCCTCGGCCGTGGGTTCAAGCCGGTGCAGACGGAGGGCAGCACGCAGCATCCGCTGCCGAACGTCGAGGATCCGAAGCACCTCGTGAAGTCCACCTCGGATCGGCCGGAGCCGGTGGGGCTCGGCCCGATCGACCAGAGCTGGCCGCAGCGCATGAGCAAGGTGGGGACGTACGATCGCGAGTGGCTCGACACGCGGTTCCCGGGGTTCGCCAAGGACTTCGACTGGGAGTTCTTCAACGTCGCGCCCGCGGATCAGCGCGTTCAGGGCTACTTCGCCCTCGACGAGCGGTTCCGGATCGAGGGGATGCACCCGTCCGAGCGGGCGATCGAGTCACGCTTGCCGGGGGCGACGGCGCGCTTCTTCGTCATCAAGAAGAACGAGAAGGGCGAGGAGGAGCTGGTCGAGGCGGCGTCGCGCATCGACACGGTGTTCCTCTTCCCGAACGTCGAGCGAGCGCTGGTGGTCTTCCGGGGGATGATCCCCGTCACCGAGGACGACGGCGCCGACGTGAAGCACATCATCGCCGCCTTCGAGGATCCCACGGCGCCGCGCAGCGTGGACCACTACCGCGGCGTGCTGGCGAAGCGGCTCGACAAGCGCCGTGGACCGATCCACAGCCTGCTCGACGACGATCTGATGCCGCCCTGGGAAGAGCCCCCCGAGCGCATCGCCGAGGACGACTGGAACGACATGGCCGCGCTCGTGGAGCTGGAGGGGCTCCAGCACGCGACCGCCCAGCGCAAGGTGGACAAGGAGCTCGCCGCGGCGCGGGCGAAGTACATCGAGCTGGGGCTGGATCCTGCGGATTTCGACAAGAAGGTGCCTCCGCCCGTGGAGCAGCCGCCGAAGGATCTGCGGAAGGTGCCCGCCTACCTCGATCGCGTCGAGCTGATCTTCGCCCAGGCCGAGAAGGAGTCGAAGGCGCAGGAGGCCGAGGCGATGGCGCGGGCGCGGGCCCAGTGCGAGGAGATGGGGCTCGACTTCGACAAGCTGCTGGAGGAGCAGAAGGGGGGCGGCGGAGGTCCACCGAAGCTCACGGTCGACAAGGAGCTGGATCACCTTCGTGAGCTGCGCCAGATGGGCCAGAACATCGGCGCCGACACGAGCGCGCTCGACGCGATGCTCGCCGACCCCACCTTCGAGGCGAACCTGCGCCGCGCCGAGAAGCAGCTCCTCGATGGCTACCGGGTGGGTGCGCACTTCTTCCCGCCTGCCGACCTGGCAGACGCGGAGTCGTCGCGGCGTCTGCGAGAGGAGCTGCTCGCCGCCCACGCGCGCGGGGAAAGCCTGGCAGGCCGCGACTTCACGGGGGCGGATCTCTCCGGGGTGGAGCTGTCGGGGGTGAACCTGACCGAGGCGCTGCTGGAGCGGGTGAACCTGTCCGGCGCCAGGCTGCGGGGGGCGAAGCTGCGGGGCGCGGTGCTGACGCGCGCGAACCTGACGGGCGCCGATCTGGAAGACGCGGATCTCCGCAAGGCGAACCTGGGAGGCGCGGATCTCCGGGAGGCCAGGCTCTCCGACGCCGATCTGGTGGAGGCCGTCCTGTACCAGGCCGATCTGCGGGGCGCTGGGTTCCGTGGGGCGATGCTCGATCGCGTGCAGTTGCTGGAGACGAAGCTCACCGGTGTCGATTTCAGCGAGGTGCGCGCGGACGGGGTAATGGCGCTCGAAGTGGATCTGACGGGGGCTCGCTTCGTCGGAGCGCGCTTCGAGAACGGGATGTTCTTGAAGTGCAAGCTGGAGGGCGCCGACTTCACCGGAGCGAGCCTGCCGAAGACGGCGCTGGTCGAGTGCCGCTGCGACCGGGCGACGTTCACCGAGGCGACGCTGGAGTCGACCCGTTTCGCGCTGGGGACGACGTTCGCAGGTGCCGACTTCCGACGGGCGAAGATGAAGCTCACCCTGCTGCGAGGCTGTGAGTTCACGGGCGCCGACTTCACGGAGGCCGTCGCCGACGACTGCGACTTTTCCGAGGCGGTGATGACGGAGGCGCGGCTCTACCACCTGAGTGCGAAGCGCTCTCTCTTCATGCGCACCCGTCTGGAACGAGCGGATCTTCGCGGGGCCAACCTGATGATGGCGATCCTTCAGAAGGCTCGCCTCCACGGGGCCGATCTGCGCGGAGCCAACCTGTTCCGCGCCGACATGGCCAAGGTCCGGGGCGACAACGACACCAATTTCAAGGACGCCTATCTGGTGCAAATCCGCGTGGTGCCCGAGAAAAACCAGCCGAGGCTCTTGCCGTGACGCGCGACGAACTCTTGCAGCTCCTCAAGGACGGCGAGCCCGTTCAGAAAGCCTATCTGGCCGAGGCAGACCTCGCCGGGCTCGATCTCGGCGGCGCCACCATGGAAGGGGTGAGCTTCCGAGGCGCCGATCTTCGCGGGGCGAGGCTCAAGGAGTCGTTGTTTTCCGACTGCGATTTCTCCGGGGCGAAGCTCGACGGCGCCAACCTGCATCACGCCACCTTCCACCAGTGTGACCTGTCGGGGGTGCGCCTGACGCAGGCGAACCTGACGCTCGCCAAGCTCGTGGAGTCCAACGCGACCGAAGCGGATTTCCGCGGCGCCACCACGGCCGTGCTGTCACTCGTCGACTGCGACGCCGAGGGAGCGAACTTCGCGGAGACGTTCCTCGACCGGACGAACTTCGTGAAGACGCGGCTCCAGCGGGTGAACTTGCGCAAGGCGCAACTCCTGCGCACCAACGTGCTCGAAACGGACCTGCGCACGGTCGACTTCGAGGGAGCGACGCTCGACAAAGCGGTCTTCCACAAGGTGACGCTCGCCGGCCGCTCGCTCGTGGGGCTCGATCTCCGGATGACGCAGCTGATGGAGGCCGATCTCTCCGGCTGCGACCTGTCGGGCTGCTTGCTCGACAACTCCAACTTCAAGGGCTCGGAGCTGTCGGGCGCGCGGTTCGACGGCGCCTCCGCGAAGAGCGTCCTCTTCGTCGAGGCGAGGATGCACAAGACCAGCTTGAAGGGCGCCGATCTGACCCAGTCCATCCTGGTCGACGCGCAGCCCATCGGGGCGAATTTCGCCGGGGCGAAGCTCTACCAGACCACCTGGCACCGCGCGCAGTGCGTCGGCGCGCTCTTCGCCGACAGCGACCTGACCTACGCGGACTTCTCGTGGGCCCAGCTGGGAGGCGCCGACTTCCGGGGAGCGACCCTGTTCCGGACCCGCTTCCACCAGACGAAGGAAGACGGGACACTCTTCACGCACCGCACCCTGGCACTCGGCGACGACGAGGAACTGGCGAAGGCCGAGAATTTTCGATCCCCGCACTGAAGCGGGGCTGTTCACTGATCCTGAGAACGGAGCGACGGAGGCGACACATGCAGAACCTGGCGAAGAAGCTCGAGCCGGCGGTCGAGGCAATGCAACGCTCGGGGTACGTCGTGCGCGTCGAGGGACCGACCTGCACGATCCGATGGGAGAACATCGAGTACCGCGCCCGGCGCGCCGTGAGCTGCCTCGTGGACCCCGAACTCGGAGATCGCGTGCTCTTCACGGTCATCGAGGATGGCTCGGCGTGGGTCCTGGCCATCCTGGAGCGCGAAGAGGACACGCCTGCCGCCGTCTCGCTCGATCGTGACCTCACCATCCGGGTGCCGAACGGCCGCTTCGACGTGGTGACGAGCGAAGGCGTGGGGATGACGACGACGGGCGACGTCTCGGTGGTGTCCCGGGGCGTCGAGGTGACGGCCGCAGTCGGGCGGCTGGGCCTCGACAGGTTGACGATGGCGGCTCGCGAGCTTCTGGCCGAGGTCTCGACGGCCAAGGTCCTCGCGGGGAGCATCGACTCGGTGCTCGACCGGGTGAGCCAGAAGGTGAAGCGCGCCTACCGCGTCGTCGAGGAGATGGATCATCTCCGGACGAAGCGCGCTGACTGGAGCGCCGAGAAGAGCCTTCATCTCCACGCCGAGAACGCCATCGTGAGCGCGACGGGCGTGGTGAAGGTGGACGGCGAGCACATCCACCTCGGCTGAACGACGGACGAGAGGAGACACCAATGTTCGCGAACACGCAGATGATGGGCGTCGACATGGGGTTCCCCGACGTCTGTTTGACGCCTCCCGTGGCGGTCCCGATCCCCTACCCCAACATCGCGCTGGGTCCGATGACGGTCCCGGCCGTGTACAACGTGCTGATGTTCTGCGCCCCGGCGCACAACCTGTTCTCCACGGTGGTCATGACCAACGGTGACAACAGCGGTGTGATGCTGGGTGTCGCCTCCGGCATGGTGATGGGCCCGTCACGACGGCTCACCGGGGCGTTCACCGTCATCTGTGGCGGCGCGCCGCTGCAACGGCTGACCAGCTTCGGGATCCAGAACAGCACCAACTGCCCTGGCGTGCGTATCGTTCCCAGTCAGCTCAACACGCTCGTCCTCGCGCCCTGACGATCTCAGAACGGTTTTCGCGCAGAGACCACATACTCGTACAGCTCTCGCTTCGAGGTCCGCTTGCGGATGGCGCGCACCTCGACGTGTTCGAGCCCTTCGGCCTCGAACAGCGACGCGAAGACCCTCTCCACGGGGACCAGGACGTCGTAGAACTTCGAGTTGCCCACGATGTAGTGAGCGACGCCGCCCGGCTTGAGCACCGCCCGGAGCGAGGCGACGTGGCGCACCATGTCGTGGAAGTACTTGTGCACGTAGCGCGACAGGAGCGGGCTGCGTTCGGCGATGCGCGCGACCAGCTCGTCGAAGCCAGCGTGTGGGATCGCCCCGCTCCCCTCGGGCGACCACTTGCCGACATTGCTGGTCGCGCAGCCCCAGGTGCCGCCGATCGCTTGCCAGTCGAGTTCTCCGGCAGAGCGGCCGTCACAAAGGTAGCCGAGCCAGTACATGTAAGGCCGAAGCTCGCGGATGTAGCTCATCCGGTTGGGATAAGGCGGCGAGGTGATCACCACGTCGTAGCGGTCGGCGGGGAGCTGCTCCCGCAGATTCCGCGCGTCACAGAGCACCGCCTGGGGGGGTGTCGAGATGGGCGTGGAGGCGCTCCGAGCGACGCTCTCGACCGCGCCGTCCCACGCGACGGCGACGGCTTCGGCAGCGGCCACCGGCTCGACGACGGGTGCGGCTCCACGACCCCGAGCAAACGACATCGACTGGTGACCGAAGCTCACCTGGGCACGCTCGATCAGCGTACGGCAGAAGGCGACGAGCAGCAGATCGGGTACGGCTCGTCCTCCTTCGATGGGCTCTGCTGCGGCCGAGAGGGCGCGAATCGTGGCGAGCCCGCGTCCGAGCGCCGCCAGCGTCGCGTCGTCCCACCAGCGCTCGATGCGGTGGATCGGAGGCGTCCACGCTGCCGTCGCGGAGCGATCACGTATCGCCGAGACCACCGTCCTGGCGGTGCTCCGCAGCGCCGTCAGCTCGGTCTCCCTGTAGGAGCGCCCTTTCGCCTCGCACAGCCAGAGGAGGAACGGGTTGATGTCCGTGGTCTCGGCGCGGATACCTCGCTCGGCGCAGACCAGGGCGGTCGTCCCCGTGCCACAGAAGGGATCCAGCACCTGGCTCTCTCGTGATGCCTCGGCCAGCAGCTCGCCGACGAGATGCACCGAGTACGCAGGTGTCAGGCGCAGCCAGCCATGGCGCGTCTCCCGCAGGTTCCCCTTGAAGGTGAGGTGATCGGAGCGCCGGAGCGCGGGAGGTTCCATGGCCGTCAGCTGGCCAACCTATCATCCCATCCTGCTGGGGGCTCGTCGGGGCGGCGGTTCTTGGAGGGCTGAGGCCACCGGGGAGTCCGAACGGGTGGAGAACATGCCGCGGTGGCCCTTCTCTCCCAGAGAGGGCCGCCCGCGAGCCCCGAACTCAGGTGCCGTCCAGATAGGTCGCCAGGTGCCGATCACGAGACCGTGATCGCAGCTTCTCGAGCGCCTTGGACTCGATCTGGCGGATACGCTCTCGGCTCAACGAGAAGGAGCGCCCGATCTCCTCGAGCGTGTGGTCCGTCTCTCCATCGAGCCCATAACGGAGCCGCAGCACTTCGCGCTCGCGCGGGGTCAGGCCTTCGAGGAGATCGCGCGTCTGCTCCATCATCCGGCGCTGCGCGAGGGCCTCGTCCGGCGTCACCGTGTCGCTCGGGAGGAAGTCGCCGTAACGGGCGTCTCCCTCCTCGTCGATCGGCGCATCCAGGCTGATGGGCTCCATCGAGAGATCTCGGACGGCCTTGACCTTGGCGAGCGGGAGCCCGCTGTGCTCCGCGATCTCCTCCGGAGACGGCTCCCGCGCGTGCTCCTGGGACAGGGCTTTGCGCGAGCGCAGGACCTTGCGGCGGCTGTCCGCGAGGTGGACCGGCATCTTCACGATGCGGCCCTGGTAAAGGAGCGCTCTCTCGATCGCCTGCTTGATCCACCACCCGGCGTAGGTGCTGAAGCGGTAGCCCCGGCGGTAGTCGAACTTGTCCGCCG is part of the Chondromyces crocatus genome and encodes:
- a CDS encoding DUF2169 family type VI secretion system accessory protein; amino-acid sequence: MKIIKPQQLGLLTRVFEDDSQPYLVLSAMAMFPMNAPRKFLHEVALWKVAMDQLGKDAVLDACMSKQRAEVLVAGKAFAAGGEPTTATSVRVQMGSVDKQLYVIGDRFWKTTGPSDAVPFTEMPVTWERAFGGEGFANNPLGRGFKPVQTEGSTQHPLPNVEDPKHLVKSTSDRPEPVGLGPIDQSWPQRMSKVGTYDREWLDTRFPGFAKDFDWEFFNVAPADQRVQGYFALDERFRIEGMHPSERAIESRLPGATARFFVIKKNEKGEEELVEAASRIDTVFLFPNVERALVVFRGMIPVTEDDGADVKHIIAAFEDPTAPRSVDHYRGVLAKRLDKRRGPIHSLLDDDLMPPWEEPPERIAEDDWNDMAALVELEGLQHATAQRKVDKELAAARAKYIELGLDPADFDKKVPPPVEQPPKDLRKVPAYLDRVELIFAQAEKESKAQEAEAMARARAQCEEMGLDFDKLLEEQKGGGGGPPKLTVDKELDHLRELRQMGQNIGADTSALDAMLADPTFEANLRRAEKQLLDGYRVGAHFFPPADLADAESSRRLREELLAAHARGESLAGRDFTGADLSGVELSGVNLTEALLERVNLSGARLRGAKLRGAVLTRANLTGADLEDADLRKANLGGADLREARLSDADLVEAVLYQADLRGAGFRGAMLDRVQLLETKLTGVDFSEVRADGVMALEVDLTGARFVGARFENGMFLKCKLEGADFTGASLPKTALVECRCDRATFTEATLESTRFALGTTFAGADFRRAKMKLTLLRGCEFTGADFTEAVADDCDFSEAVMTEARLYHLSAKRSLFMRTRLERADLRGANLMMAILQKARLHGADLRGANLFRADMAKVRGDNDTNFKDAYLVQIRVVPEKNQPRLLP
- a CDS encoding pentapeptide repeat-containing protein; its protein translation is MTRDELLQLLKDGEPVQKAYLAEADLAGLDLGGATMEGVSFRGADLRGARLKESLFSDCDFSGAKLDGANLHHATFHQCDLSGVRLTQANLTLAKLVESNATEADFRGATTAVLSLVDCDAEGANFAETFLDRTNFVKTRLQRVNLRKAQLLRTNVLETDLRTVDFEGATLDKAVFHKVTLAGRSLVGLDLRMTQLMEADLSGCDLSGCLLDNSNFKGSELSGARFDGASAKSVLFVEARMHKTSLKGADLTQSILVDAQPIGANFAGAKLYQTTWHRAQCVGALFADSDLTYADFSWAQLGGADFRGATLFRTRFHQTKEDGTLFTHRTLALGDDEELAKAENFRSPH
- a CDS encoding DUF3540 domain-containing protein, whose product is MQNLAKKLEPAVEAMQRSGYVVRVEGPTCTIRWENIEYRARRAVSCLVDPELGDRVLFTVIEDGSAWVLAILEREEDTPAAVSLDRDLTIRVPNGRFDVVTSEGVGMTTTGDVSVVSRGVEVTAAVGRLGLDRLTMAARELLAEVSTAKVLAGSIDSVLDRVSQKVKRAYRVVEEMDHLRTKRADWSAEKSLHLHAENAIVSATGVVKVDGEHIHLG
- a CDS encoding DUF4150 domain-containing protein — translated: MFANTQMMGVDMGFPDVCLTPPVAVPIPYPNIALGPMTVPAVYNVLMFCAPAHNLFSTVVMTNGDNSGVMLGVASGMVMGPSRRLTGAFTVICGGAPLQRLTSFGIQNSTNCPGVRIVPSQLNTLVLAP